The following are encoded together in the Corynebacterium jeikeium genome:
- a CDS encoding GntR family transcriptional regulator, translating to MTTLYQQIAHELREDIRSERFAVGEPLPSEKELSERFHVAPGTMRQALNVLVDEGTLSSKRGARKVVMRMPARFPEISKFRSFAQWAYGRGRTPGGHVIKQEWVEQTEQDSLLLRIPDGQQVLTVLRVRTIDGAPVMLERTRYPAWVGAKVAAMDPTCPSVTNELATRHNIHFFAADNVFSASKAGAVDAQWLPLAAGDPVLVHRRLSRDAKGSPLEMSEDRYLADALSIAVPTSGKNNVLSWTTLNQFPWE from the coding sequence GTGACCACCCTTTACCAGCAGATCGCCCACGAGCTGCGTGAGGACATCCGTAGCGAGCGGTTCGCGGTCGGGGAACCACTACCGAGTGAGAAGGAGCTTTCGGAGCGCTTTCACGTAGCCCCCGGAACTATGCGACAGGCTCTTAACGTGCTGGTAGACGAAGGAACCCTTAGTTCCAAACGCGGTGCCCGAAAGGTCGTCATGCGGATGCCCGCTCGTTTTCCGGAAATTTCCAAGTTCCGAAGTTTCGCACAATGGGCCTATGGACGCGGACGAACCCCTGGCGGGCACGTCATCAAGCAAGAATGGGTCGAACAGACTGAGCAAGACTCACTGCTACTGCGAATCCCCGACGGCCAGCAGGTACTCACGGTTCTACGCGTCCGCACCATTGACGGTGCACCTGTCATGCTAGAACGCACACGCTACCCCGCTTGGGTGGGCGCGAAGGTCGCAGCTATGGATCCAACGTGTCCCTCTGTCACTAACGAACTAGCGACGCGTCACAATATCCACTTCTTCGCCGCAGACAATGTCTTCTCGGCCTCTAAAGCTGGAGCCGTTGATGCCCAGTGGTTGCCGCTGGCTGCTGGTGATCCAGTTTTGGTACACCGCCGTTTGTCACGCGATGCGAAAGGCTCGCCGTTGGAGATGAGTGAGGATCGCTATCTTGCCGACGCCCTTAGTATCGCCGTCCCGACGTCTGGGAAGAACAACGTACTCAGTTGGACGACGTTGAATCAATTCCCCTGGGAATAG